One window of the Burkholderia ubonensis subsp. mesacidophila genome contains the following:
- a CDS encoding TetR/AcrR family transcriptional regulator → MRTVQIPKTKAGGRPTQQESADRLQRLLDVARRQFLSAGYRETSMESLAREAGVAKKTLYSRFGSKAGLFTTICDTLRRKWIEELRGLVLESDRPETVLETVALHLLEVGTRADMIELYRLLLLDAHRVPGLIGGYYDKQGGLSGMEPLADYLRAAVDAGELAIDDVSVATEQFVYLVLGGIRTRLLLGAARRPNAAARARLARQAVRIFLAGAEQRK, encoded by the coding sequence ATGCGAACAGTCCAGATTCCTAAGACGAAAGCCGGCGGTCGCCCGACGCAGCAGGAATCGGCGGACCGCCTGCAACGCCTGCTCGACGTCGCCCGACGGCAATTCCTGAGCGCGGGCTATCGCGAGACGAGCATGGAAAGCCTCGCGCGCGAGGCCGGCGTCGCGAAGAAAACCCTCTATAGCCGATTCGGCAGCAAAGCCGGCCTGTTCACGACGATCTGCGACACGCTGCGGCGCAAATGGATCGAGGAACTGCGCGGCCTCGTGCTCGAATCGGATCGTCCCGAAACGGTGCTCGAGACGGTCGCGCTGCATCTTCTCGAAGTCGGCACGCGGGCCGACATGATCGAGCTGTATCGGCTGCTGCTGCTCGACGCGCATCGCGTCCCCGGGCTGATCGGCGGGTACTACGACAAGCAGGGCGGCCTGAGCGGGATGGAGCCGCTCGCCGATTACCTGCGCGCGGCGGTCGACGCGGGCGAACTGGCGATCGACGACGTGTCCGTTGCGACCGAGCAGTTCGTCTACCTGGTGCTCGGCGGCATCCGGACCCGGTTGCTGCTCGGGGCCGCCCGGCGCCCCAATGCGGCGGCGCGCGCCCGTCTTGCGCGCCAGGCCGTGCGGATTTTCCTGGCAGGGGCGGAACAGAGGAAATAG
- a CDS encoding efflux transporter outer membrane subunit: MTARRARPRCVGAGSGLAGVALATALLAGCAVGPDFVRPAPPRAGGYAREPLPAQTVASDIHGGEAQQFVPGLDLPGDWWTLFRSPALNAIIERALAANPSLQAAQAALREANETRLAAEGALFPTLSAGASVTREKTASATVGNGNAIPPFTLKSASVNVTYLLDVWGGTRRQVEALAAQAEFQRFELEASYLTLISNVVLAALQDASLRAQIAATQEIVGIETQQLAGLQREFAIGAAANTAVLAQDAALAQARATLPPLQKQLAQTRNQLAAYLGRFPNDAPTETFELDALQLPATLPVSLPSQLVEQRPDVRASEALLHAASAEIGVATANLLPQLTLSAAYGSETAQTLFGPGTAVWNIGAGLLQPLFEGGTLLHRRRAAIAAYDAAAAQYRVTVVTAFQNVADALRALQSDADAVNAQVAAERAAADSLAASQRQFRIGVISHLALLDAQRTYQQARLGEIQARVARYSDVVALFQALGGGWWNRADVREGGGSAVAR, translated from the coding sequence ATGACCGCCCGTCGCGCCCGCCCGCGTTGCGTCGGCGCCGGCTCCGGCCTCGCCGGCGTCGCCCTTGCGACCGCGCTGCTTGCCGGCTGCGCGGTCGGGCCCGACTTCGTTCGGCCGGCGCCGCCTCGAGCCGGCGGCTATGCGCGCGAGCCGCTGCCGGCGCAGACGGTCGCGTCCGATATCCACGGCGGCGAAGCGCAGCAATTCGTGCCGGGGCTCGACCTGCCCGGCGACTGGTGGACGCTGTTCCGCTCACCCGCGCTCAACGCGATCATCGAGCGCGCGCTGGCGGCCAACCCGAGCCTGCAAGCCGCACAGGCAGCGCTGCGCGAGGCGAACGAAACGCGTCTCGCGGCCGAAGGCGCCCTCTTTCCGACGCTCAGCGCCGGCGCGTCGGTCACGCGCGAAAAGACGGCGTCCGCTACGGTCGGCAACGGCAACGCGATCCCGCCCTTCACGCTCAAGAGCGCGTCGGTGAACGTGACCTATCTGCTCGACGTCTGGGGCGGCACGCGCAGACAGGTCGAAGCGCTGGCGGCGCAGGCCGAATTCCAGCGGTTCGAACTCGAGGCCAGCTACCTGACGCTGATCTCGAACGTCGTGCTGGCCGCGCTGCAGGACGCGTCGCTGCGCGCGCAGATCGCCGCGACGCAGGAGATCGTCGGCATCGAGACGCAGCAGCTCGCCGGGCTGCAGCGCGAATTCGCGATCGGCGCCGCGGCCAATACCGCGGTGCTGGCGCAGGACGCCGCGCTGGCGCAGGCGCGCGCCACGCTGCCGCCGCTGCAGAAGCAGCTCGCGCAAACGCGCAACCAGCTCGCCGCCTATCTCGGCCGCTTCCCGAACGACGCGCCGACGGAAACATTCGAGCTCGACGCGTTGCAGTTGCCCGCTACGCTGCCCGTCAGCCTGCCGTCGCAACTCGTCGAACAGCGCCCCGACGTGCGTGCGTCGGAAGCGCTGCTGCATGCCGCGAGCGCCGAGATCGGCGTCGCCACCGCCAACCTGCTGCCGCAACTGACGCTCAGCGCCGCCTACGGCAGCGAGACCGCGCAGACGCTGTTCGGACCGGGAACGGCGGTCTGGAACATCGGCGCCGGGCTGCTGCAACCGCTCTTCGAGGGCGGCACGCTGCTGCATCGCCGGCGCGCGGCGATCGCCGCTTACGACGCAGCGGCGGCGCAGTACCGCGTCACGGTCGTCACCGCCTTCCAGAACGTCGCGGATGCGCTGCGCGCGCTGCAATCGGACGCTGACGCGGTCAACGCCCAGGTGGCCGCCGAACGCGCCGCCGCGGACAGCCTCGCCGCGTCGCAACGCCAGTTCCGCATCGGCGTGATCAGCCATCTCGCGCTGCTCGACGCGCAACGGACCTACCAGCAGGCCCGCCTCGGCGAGATCCAGGCGCGGGTCGCGCGCTACTCGGATGTCGTCGCGCTGTTCCAGGCGCTGGGCGGCGGGTGGTGGAACCGTGCCGACGTACGGGAAGGCGGCGGCAGCGCCGTCGCCCGCTAG
- the acs gene encoding acetate--CoA ligase, which produces MSRDKSSHRAAAESHAADVSEAQIAVHWPEEDYFLPPASFIGQANLTDPGVFERFSLDKFPECFKEFADLLDWYKYWETTFDASHPPFWRWFVGGKLNACYNCVDRHLPKYRNKTAIHFVPELEAEAVQHVTYQELYVRVNEFAALLRDVFGLKAGDRVTLHMPMVAELPITMLACARLGVIHSQVFSGFSGAACADRILDSESRLLITMDAYYRGGKLLDHKEKADIAFAEAAAKGHKAEKVLVWQRYPDRYSSPTPLVEGRDVIVNDALKPFRGKTVDPVEMPAEAPLFLMYSSGTTGRPKGCQHSTGGFLSYVAWTSKYIQDIHPEDVYWCMADIGWITGHSYIVYGPLALATSTVIYEGVPVYPDPGRPWRIAEQLGVNIFHTSPTAIRALRRAGPDEPAKYHYRFKHMTTVGEPIEPEVWKWYHRTVGKGEAVIVDTWWQTETGGFLCSTVPALHKMKPGSAGPGIPGIHPVIYDDDGNELPQGSGKAGNICIRNPWPGAFQTIWKAPERFVSTYYSRYCRNPKSKDWRDWPYMAGDGAVDAADGYFRILGRIDDVINVAGHRLGTKEIESAALLVPDVVEAAVVPVTDEIKGKVPELYVSLKPGVEASKEVAKQVSESVVERIGSIAKPHRVLIVPDMPKTRSGKIMRRVLAALSNHQDPGDVSTLANPEIVDSLRALVK; this is translated from the coding sequence ATGTCACGAGACAAGTCGTCGCACCGCGCTGCCGCCGAATCGCACGCGGCCGACGTTTCCGAGGCGCAAATCGCCGTCCACTGGCCCGAGGAGGATTACTTCCTGCCGCCCGCCTCGTTCATCGGCCAGGCCAACCTGACCGACCCGGGCGTGTTCGAGCGCTTCTCCCTCGACAAGTTTCCCGAATGCTTCAAGGAGTTCGCGGACCTGCTCGACTGGTACAAGTATTGGGAGACGACCTTCGACGCGAGCCATCCGCCGTTCTGGCGCTGGTTCGTCGGCGGCAAGCTCAACGCGTGCTACAACTGCGTGGATCGCCATCTGCCGAAGTACCGCAACAAGACCGCGATCCATTTCGTGCCCGAACTCGAAGCCGAGGCGGTCCAGCACGTGACGTACCAGGAGCTCTACGTCCGCGTCAACGAATTCGCCGCGCTGTTGCGTGACGTGTTCGGCCTGAAGGCCGGCGATCGCGTCACGCTGCACATGCCGATGGTGGCCGAATTGCCGATCACGATGCTCGCCTGCGCGCGGCTCGGGGTGATTCATTCGCAGGTGTTCAGCGGCTTCAGCGGCGCGGCGTGCGCCGACCGCATCCTGGATTCGGAAAGCCGCCTGCTGATCACGATGGATGCCTACTACCGCGGCGGCAAGCTGCTCGATCACAAGGAAAAGGCGGACATCGCGTTCGCCGAGGCGGCCGCGAAAGGCCACAAGGCCGAGAAGGTGCTGGTCTGGCAGCGCTATCCGGACCGGTACTCGAGCCCGACGCCGCTCGTCGAAGGCCGCGACGTGATCGTCAACGACGCCCTCAAGCCGTTCCGCGGCAAGACGGTCGACCCCGTCGAGATGCCGGCGGAAGCGCCGCTGTTCCTCATGTACTCGAGCGGCACCACCGGACGCCCGAAGGGCTGCCAGCACTCCACCGGCGGCTTCCTGTCGTACGTGGCGTGGACCTCGAAATACATCCAGGACATCCATCCCGAGGACGTGTACTGGTGCATGGCCGACATCGGCTGGATCACCGGGCATTCGTACATCGTCTACGGCCCGCTCGCGCTCGCGACCTCGACGGTCATCTACGAAGGCGTGCCGGTCTACCCCGACCCCGGCCGGCCGTGGCGCATTGCCGAGCAGCTCGGGGTCAACATCTTCCACACGTCGCCGACGGCGATCCGCGCACTGCGGCGCGCCGGGCCGGACGAGCCCGCGAAGTACCACTATCGCTTCAAGCACATGACGACCGTCGGCGAGCCGATCGAGCCGGAAGTGTGGAAGTGGTATCACCGGACGGTCGGCAAGGGCGAGGCCGTGATCGTCGATACGTGGTGGCAGACGGAAACCGGCGGCTTCCTGTGCAGCACCGTGCCGGCGCTGCACAAGATGAAACCGGGCAGCGCCGGCCCGGGGATTCCCGGCATTCATCCGGTGATCTACGACGATGACGGCAACGAGCTGCCGCAGGGGTCCGGCAAGGCCGGCAACATCTGCATCCGCAACCCGTGGCCCGGCGCGTTCCAGACCATCTGGAAAGCCCCGGAGCGCTTCGTGTCGACGTACTACAGCCGCTACTGCCGTAACCCGAAGAGCAAGGACTGGCGCGACTGGCCGTACATGGCGGGCGACGGCGCCGTCGATGCCGCGGACGGCTATTTCCGGATCCTCGGCCGCATCGACGACGTGATCAACGTCGCGGGCCACCGGCTCGGCACCAAGGAGATCGAGTCGGCGGCGCTGCTGGTGCCTGACGTAGTCGAAGCGGCGGTCGTGCCGGTCACCGACGAGATCAAGGGCAAGGTGCCGGAACTGTACGTGTCGTTGAAGCCCGGCGTGGAAGCGTCGAAGGAAGTGGCAAAGCAGGTGTCGGAATCGGTGGTCGAGCGGATCGGATCGATCGCGAAGCCGCATCGCGTGCTGATCGTCCCGGACATGCCGAAGACCCGGTCGGGGAAGATCATGCGGCGCGTGCTCGCGGCGCTGTCGAACCATCAGGACCCTGGCGACGTATCGACGCTCGCCAACCCGGAAATCGTCGATAGCCTGAGGGCGCTCGTGAAGTAA
- a CDS encoding efflux RND transporter periplasmic adaptor subunit: MKAHRFALLAAAAIAVALGAALLVPRGAQRAAVDPPPARPAVAIDVPVTQVVTRTVPVYLEYVGTTDAIRTVTLQAQVTGYLLKQAAPDGADVAARALLYRIDPRTYQATLDAATAQAAKDAAALDYASASHRRNAVLNESGDVSTDTLQQSASTEQQDRAAVAADRAQIETARINLQFTEIRAPFAGRLGLSLVHEGALISTAGTQLNTLVQLDPIYATFNPPDTDLPTIQARQAQGAIPAEVAVGQARAPQYHGRLTLLDNSIVRGTGTITARATIDNPRHTLLPGQFIHVRLHVADQPATLLVPQVAVGSNQLGQYVYVVGPGNRVEQRYVALGADYPPLVAVRQGVADGETVVVGNLLKLGPGTLVRPTPAGSRAP, translated from the coding sequence ATGAAAGCCCACCGATTCGCGCTGCTTGCCGCCGCCGCGATTGCCGTCGCGCTGGGCGCGGCGCTGCTCGTTCCGCGCGGCGCGCAGCGCGCCGCCGTCGACCCGCCGCCGGCCCGCCCCGCCGTCGCGATCGACGTGCCCGTGACGCAGGTCGTCACGCGCACGGTGCCCGTCTATCTCGAGTATGTCGGCACCACCGATGCGATTCGCACCGTCACGCTCCAGGCGCAAGTCACCGGCTATCTGTTGAAGCAGGCCGCGCCGGACGGCGCCGACGTGGCTGCCCGCGCGCTGCTGTACCGGATCGACCCGCGCACCTATCAGGCGACGCTCGACGCGGCGACCGCGCAGGCGGCAAAGGACGCGGCCGCGCTCGACTACGCGAGCGCGAGCCATCGCCGCAATGCGGTCCTGAACGAGAGCGGCGACGTCTCGACCGACACGCTGCAGCAATCCGCGAGCACCGAGCAGCAGGACCGCGCGGCCGTCGCGGCGGACCGCGCGCAGATCGAAACGGCGCGGATCAATTTGCAATTCACCGAAATCCGCGCGCCGTTCGCCGGCCGTCTCGGCCTGAGCCTCGTCCACGAAGGCGCGCTGATCAGCACGGCGGGCACGCAGCTGAACACCCTCGTGCAGCTCGACCCGATCTACGCGACCTTCAATCCGCCGGACACCGACCTGCCCACGATCCAGGCGCGCCAGGCGCAGGGCGCGATTCCGGCGGAGGTCGCCGTCGGCCAGGCGCGCGCGCCGCAATACCACGGCAGGCTGACCCTGCTCGACAACAGCATCGTGCGCGGCACCGGCACGATCACCGCGCGCGCGACGATCGACAACCCCCGCCATACGCTGCTGCCGGGGCAGTTCATCCACGTGCGCCTGCATGTCGCCGACCAGCCCGCCACCCTGCTGGTGCCGCAGGTCGCCGTCGGCTCGAACCAGCTCGGCCAGTACGTGTACGTCGTCGGCCCCGGCAACCGTGTCGAACAGCGTTATGTCGCGCTCGGCGCCGACTACCCGCCGCTCGTCGCGGTCCGCCAGGGCGTGGCCGACGGCGAAACGGTCGTCGTCGGCAACCTGCTGAAGCTCGGCCCGGGCACGCTGGTGCGGCCGACGCCGGCCGGGAGCCGCGCGCCATGA
- a CDS encoding response regulator transcription factor, with the protein MGKFSVRIVFAYDWPLTLAGMEHIAGSACAIDLVGVYQRAGDMVASIGDVDCDIALIDYAMHGDGQMELLKLLDCLRGARPGVGIVVLVTHESPVIIRSILARGAQSVVSKLDDVGHIVTAIHSSYGGGSYLSPTVKHTLASADDGSEGAPKLSQREIEVIRLYLSGVSIKAIAERLNKGKQTVSAQKISAMKKLGVKSDVELIRRAATLGLRHDANATENGAASA; encoded by the coding sequence ATGGGGAAATTCAGTGTCCGTATCGTCTTCGCCTATGACTGGCCGCTGACGCTGGCCGGCATGGAACATATTGCGGGCAGCGCCTGCGCGATCGATCTGGTCGGCGTCTACCAGCGCGCCGGCGACATGGTCGCGTCGATCGGCGACGTCGACTGCGACATTGCGCTCATTGATTACGCGATGCACGGCGACGGGCAGATGGAGTTGCTGAAGCTGCTCGACTGCCTGCGGGGCGCGCGCCCGGGCGTCGGCATTGTCGTGCTGGTCACGCACGAGAGTCCGGTGATCATCCGCTCGATCCTCGCGCGGGGCGCGCAGAGCGTCGTCAGCAAGCTCGACGACGTCGGCCACATCGTGACCGCGATCCATTCGAGCTATGGCGGCGGCAGCTATCTGTCGCCGACGGTCAAGCACACGCTCGCTTCAGCCGACGACGGCAGCGAGGGTGCGCCGAAGCTGTCGCAGCGCGAGATCGAGGTGATCCGTCTTTACCTGTCGGGCGTGTCGATCAAGGCGATCGCCGAGCGCCTGAACAAGGGCAAGCAGACGGTCAGCGCGCAGAAGATCAGCGCGATGAAGAAGCTCGGCGTGAAAAGCGACGTCGAGCTGATCCGGCGCGCGGCGACGCTCGGCCTGCGTCACGACGCGAACGCGACCGAAAACGGTGCAGCATCGGCGTGA
- a CDS encoding patatin-like phospholipase family protein encodes MPPDPIPSTAFVFAGGGSLGAIEVGMLRELVASGERPDCVIGASAGAINAAYFAGRPDADGVAMLAALWCKIRRQDIMPLSMRSLLAMILRSRPHLVEADAFRLLLEKHLPYRRIEQAALPLHIVATDMLNGTEVVLSAGPVVDAVQASAAIPGVFPPVRIGGVALVDGGVANNTPISVAVALGVKRIVVLPAGFACALHAPPRSAIAHATHALTLVIARQLVRDLEQYAARAQIHVVPPLCPLDVSSYDYTQCAQLIDQAAHRTRLWIDRGGLSDSTIPGELREHAHTPASAH; translated from the coding sequence GTGCCGCCCGACCCCATCCCGTCAACCGCGTTCGTCTTCGCCGGCGGCGGCAGCCTCGGCGCGATCGAAGTCGGCATGCTTCGCGAGCTGGTCGCGAGCGGCGAACGGCCCGATTGCGTGATCGGCGCATCGGCGGGCGCAATCAACGCCGCGTATTTCGCGGGCCGTCCGGACGCGGACGGCGTCGCGATGCTCGCCGCGCTCTGGTGCAAGATCCGGCGGCAGGACATCATGCCGCTGTCGATGCGCAGCCTGCTCGCGATGATCCTGCGCAGCCGGCCGCATCTCGTCGAAGCCGACGCATTCCGCCTGCTGCTGGAAAAACACCTCCCGTACCGCCGGATCGAGCAGGCCGCGCTGCCGCTGCACATCGTCGCGACCGACATGCTGAACGGCACCGAAGTCGTGCTGTCCGCCGGACCGGTCGTGGACGCCGTGCAGGCCAGCGCGGCGATTCCCGGCGTGTTTCCGCCGGTGCGGATCGGCGGGGTGGCGCTCGTCGACGGCGGTGTCGCCAACAACACGCCGATCTCGGTGGCGGTCGCGCTCGGCGTCAAGCGGATCGTCGTTCTGCCGGCCGGGTTCGCGTGCGCGCTGCACGCGCCCCCGCGCAGCGCGATCGCCCACGCGACGCATGCGCTGACGCTCGTGATCGCCCGGCAACTGGTGCGCGATCTGGAGCAGTACGCGGCTCGCGCGCAGATCCACGTCGTGCCGCCGCTGTGCCCGCTCGACGTGTCGTCCTACGATTACACGCAGTGCGCGCAGCTGATCGACCAGGCCGCCCACCGGACGCGCCTATGGATCGACCGTGGCGGACTGTCGGACAGCACGATCCCGGGCGAGCTGCGCGAACACGCCCACACGCCCGCGTCGGCGCATTGA
- a CDS encoding acetate uptake transporter: protein MNSKLSNPAPLGLAGFALTTWLLSMVNAGWYSADALGLVLAVAFAFGGTAQMIAGVMEFPRGNTLGTVAFLSYGAFWWSFALFVAFLGTKVPESFVGWYLMAWGVFTFYMWIGSLHTSTSVQLVFLSLWITFLMLAIGAWTGSSLATQIGGYTGLVTALLAFYASAAMIINEAFGHTVLPTHDWSQGHPRAA from the coding sequence ATGAACAGTAAGCTTTCCAACCCGGCGCCGCTCGGACTGGCCGGGTTCGCACTCACGACCTGGCTGCTCAGCATGGTGAACGCCGGCTGGTACAGCGCGGACGCGCTGGGCCTCGTGCTGGCGGTCGCGTTCGCTTTCGGCGGCACCGCGCAAATGATCGCGGGCGTGATGGAGTTTCCGCGCGGCAACACGCTGGGCACCGTGGCGTTCCTCAGTTATGGCGCCTTCTGGTGGTCCTTCGCGCTGTTCGTCGCGTTCCTGGGCACGAAGGTGCCGGAGTCGTTCGTCGGCTGGTACCTGATGGCGTGGGGCGTCTTCACGTTCTACATGTGGATCGGCTCGCTGCACACGAGCACGTCCGTGCAACTCGTATTCCTGTCGTTGTGGATCACGTTCCTGATGCTGGCGATCGGCGCCTGGACCGGGTCGAGCCTGGCCACGCAGATCGGCGGCTACACGGGCCTCGTGACCGCGCTGCTGGCGTTCTACGCATCGGCGGCCATGATCATCAACGAAGCCTTCGGCCATACCGTGCTCCCGACGCACGACTGGTCGCAAGGCCATCCGCGAGCGGCGTGA
- a CDS encoding efflux RND transporter permease subunit: MVDFFIERPVFASSIAIVMVLAGLIAWFNLPVERFPQITPPQVLVKSTYTGASAQVVADTVTTPLEAQINGVEGMSYISSVSANDGSSTITVTFDVGYDINIGAVDVQNRVSQATAQLPGIVTQTGITIQKQNPNFVLAVNLYSPDRSIDPVTLSNFAYLQVVDALKRLPGVSDVTIFGERRYSMRIWLDPDKLAALGMTATDIQNAILDQNVQVAAGKFGEAPSPPGTPFQYQINTQGQLADARQFGGIVLRAGTANDAAVHLRDVARTDLGAQQYTSSASVNENPAVLIAVFQLPTANALDLDRRVKATMQSLARRFPKGMAWGITYDTTMFVSASMTEVAKTLGFALLLVLGVVYLFLQSWRTTVIPMIAIPVALVGTLAIMLVLRFSLNTVSLLGMVLAIGLVVDDAIVVVENVERQLQGGLAPMAAAKQAMREVTGPIVATSAVLGAVFVPIAFLPGITGRLYNQFALTIAISVMLSAFNSLTLSPALCAVLLRQGETRRFVLFRVFNRGFDWTRQHYAGSVRRLIGARWLALALFAGGLAVTWLLNATIPHAFLPVEDPGYFYVITQLPNGASLQRTEAVIEKTRALLRATPGVANVLSISGLNFVTRATASNSAAQFVILKPWDERGERQSVARLIAQVQPRLARIPEALSLALNPPAISGLGTFGGFDFEIEDLTGRGSVALDEATHAFLAEARRQPELDARTLLTSFNTSTPQFDFRLDRDKAKLLGLNVDDVFRTMQIYLGSLFVNNVTLFGRNFQVVVQADSRARGSKDDLSRLYVRNAAGGMVPLATLGQLRPMVGPETVPRYDVYGAAEVTGSAAPGYSSGQAIAAMQRAARVLPADFGYDWTGITYQELQAGSVAGIVFALAIVFVFLFLAAQYESWSLPFTIILTVPLALFGALGLLWLRRMQVDIYAQIGFVLLIGLAAKNAILIVEFAKRRREAGLDIVDAVTEAARLRLRPILMTAFAFIFGALPLMVATGAGAASRQSIGTTVVGGMLAATLLSLGFVPIFYSVIERLRESIREKLARAHGQHGPPPAA, encoded by the coding sequence ATGGTCGACTTCTTCATTGAGCGTCCGGTCTTCGCGTCATCGATCGCCATCGTCATGGTGCTCGCGGGCCTCATTGCGTGGTTCAACCTGCCGGTCGAGCGCTTTCCGCAAATCACGCCGCCCCAGGTGCTCGTCAAGTCGACCTATACGGGCGCCAGCGCGCAAGTCGTCGCGGACACCGTGACCACTCCGCTGGAAGCGCAGATCAACGGCGTCGAGGGCATGAGCTACATCTCGTCGGTCAGCGCGAACGACGGCAGCTCGACGATCACGGTCACGTTCGACGTCGGCTACGACATCAACATCGGCGCGGTCGACGTGCAGAACCGCGTGTCGCAGGCCACCGCGCAACTGCCCGGCATCGTCACGCAGACCGGCATCACGATCCAGAAGCAGAACCCGAACTTCGTGCTGGCCGTGAACCTCTATTCGCCCGATCGTTCGATCGACCCGGTCACGCTCAGCAACTTCGCGTACCTGCAGGTCGTCGATGCGCTCAAGCGCCTGCCCGGCGTCAGCGACGTCACGATCTTCGGCGAGCGCCGCTATTCGATGCGCATCTGGCTCGACCCGGACAAGCTCGCCGCGCTCGGCATGACCGCCACCGACATCCAGAACGCGATCCTCGACCAGAACGTGCAGGTCGCGGCCGGCAAGTTCGGCGAAGCGCCGTCGCCGCCCGGCACGCCGTTCCAGTATCAGATCAACACGCAGGGCCAGCTCGCCGATGCGCGGCAATTCGGCGGCATCGTGCTGCGCGCCGGCACCGCGAACGACGCCGCCGTGCACCTGCGCGACGTCGCGCGCACCGACCTGGGCGCGCAGCAATACACGTCGAGCGCGTCCGTCAACGAAAACCCGGCCGTGCTGATCGCCGTGTTCCAGCTGCCGACCGCGAATGCGCTGGATCTCGACCGGCGCGTGAAGGCAACGATGCAATCGCTCGCGCGGCGGTTTCCGAAGGGCATGGCGTGGGGCATCACCTACGACACCACGATGTTCGTGTCCGCGTCGATGACCGAAGTGGCGAAGACGCTCGGCTTCGCGCTGCTGCTCGTGCTCGGCGTCGTGTACCTGTTCCTGCAGAGCTGGCGCACGACGGTGATTCCGATGATCGCGATTCCGGTGGCGCTCGTCGGCACCCTCGCGATCATGCTGGTGCTGCGCTTCTCGCTGAACACCGTCAGCCTGCTCGGCATGGTGCTCGCGATCGGTCTCGTCGTCGACGACGCGATCGTCGTGGTCGAGAACGTCGAGCGCCAGCTCCAGGGCGGGCTGGCGCCGATGGCGGCCGCCAAGCAGGCGATGCGCGAAGTGACGGGGCCGATCGTCGCGACCTCGGCGGTGCTCGGCGCGGTGTTCGTGCCGATCGCGTTCCTGCCGGGCATCACGGGCCGCCTGTACAACCAGTTCGCGCTGACGATCGCGATCTCCGTGATGCTGTCGGCGTTCAATTCGCTGACGCTCAGCCCGGCCCTGTGCGCGGTGCTGCTGCGCCAGGGGGAAACGCGGCGGTTCGTGCTGTTCCGCGTGTTCAACCGCGGCTTCGACTGGACGCGGCAGCACTACGCCGGCTCGGTGCGCCGGCTGATCGGCGCGCGCTGGCTCGCGCTCGCGCTGTTCGCGGGCGGGCTCGCCGTCACCTGGCTGCTGAATGCGACGATTCCGCATGCGTTCCTGCCGGTCGAGGACCCGGGCTATTTCTACGTGATCACGCAGCTGCCGAACGGCGCGTCGCTGCAACGCACCGAAGCCGTGATCGAGAAGACCCGCGCGCTGCTGCGCGCGACGCCGGGCGTCGCCAACGTGCTGTCGATCAGCGGCCTCAATTTCGTGACGCGCGCGACCGCGTCGAACAGCGCCGCCCAGTTCGTGATCCTGAAGCCGTGGGACGAGCGCGGCGAGCGGCAAAGCGTCGCCCGCCTGATTGCGCAGGTGCAGCCCAGGCTCGCGCGGATTCCCGAAGCCCTGTCGCTCGCGCTGAACCCGCCGGCGATTTCCGGGCTCGGCACCTTCGGCGGCTTCGATTTCGAGATCGAGGACCTGACGGGCCGCGGCAGCGTCGCGCTCGACGAGGCGACGCATGCGTTTCTCGCGGAAGCGCGCCGGCAGCCCGAGCTCGACGCGCGCACGCTGCTGACCAGCTTCAACACGTCGACGCCGCAATTCGATTTCCGGCTCGATCGCGACAAGGCGAAGCTGCTGGGCCTGAACGTCGACGACGTGTTCCGCACGATGCAGATCTATCTCGGCTCGCTGTTCGTCAACAACGTCACGCTGTTCGGCCGCAATTTCCAGGTCGTCGTGCAGGCGGACAGCCGCGCGCGCGGCAGCAAGGACGACCTGTCGCGACTCTACGTGCGCAATGCCGCGGGCGGCATGGTGCCGCTCGCGACCCTCGGGCAGCTCCGGCCGATGGTCGGACCGGAGACGGTGCCGCGCTACGACGTGTACGGCGCTGCCGAGGTCACCGGCAGCGCGGCGCCCGGCTACAGCTCGGGCCAGGCGATCGCCGCGATGCAGCGCGCCGCCCGCGTGCTGCCCGCGGATTTCGGCTACGACTGGACCGGCATCACCTATCAGGAGCTGCAGGCCGGCTCGGTCGCCGGCATCGTGTTCGCGCTCGCGATCGTGTTCGTGTTCCTGTTCCTGGCGGCGCAGTACGAGAGCTGGTCGCTGCCGTTCACGATCATCCTCACGGTGCCGCTCGCGCTGTTCGGCGCGCTGGGGCTGCTGTGGCTGCGCCGCATGCAGGTCGACATCTACGCGCAGATCGGCTTCGTGCTGCTGATCGGGCTCGCCGCGAAGAACGCGATCCTGATCGTCGAGTTCGCGAAACGGCGCCGCGAGGCCGGCCTCGACATCGTCGACGCGGTGACCGAGGCGGCGCGCCTGCGGCTGCGTCCGATCCTGATGACGGCGTTCGCGTTCATCTTCGGCGCGCTCCCGCTGATGGTCGCCACGGGCGCCGGCGCCGCGAGCCGGCAGTCGATCGGCACCACGGTGGTCGGCGGCATGCTCGCGGCGACGCTGCTGTCGCTCGGCTTCGTGCCGATCTTCTACTCGGTGATCGAGCGGCTGCGCGAATCGATACGCGAGAAGCTCGCACGCGCCCACGGGCAGCACGGCCCGCCGCCCGCGGCATGA